Proteins from a genomic interval of Equus quagga isolate Etosha38 chromosome 13, UCLA_HA_Equagga_1.0, whole genome shotgun sequence:
- the ZBED6 gene encoding zinc finger BED domain-containing protein 6, with protein MSICTLSVAVSSLSPSRRCSAFSSAGILGCVPINSNTDEEDVVEGKMVAEGMDKEARLPAKKKRKKGLRLKGKRRRKKLILAKKFGKDLASGRPVADAPALLASTTPEQDEESLFESNIEKQIYLPSTRAKTSIVWHFFHVDPQYTWRAICNLCEKSVSRGKPGSHLGTSTLQRHLQARHSPHWTRANKFGVAGGEEDFPLDVPLSPSSAGSSGSFEYIPTDPLDDNRMGKKGDKSVSDALRAERGRFLIKSNIVKHALIPGTRAKTSAVWNFFYTDPQHISRAVCNICKRSVSRGRPGSHLGTSTLQRHLQATHPIHWAVANKDSGAVGNGLDEPETERSDLLSDALHGEKSAGSRDLTAEDLSDCNSDEPPVLEVENRRCESPSPVAEQDTVMPAQERETTYCENSISSQISQAIIQMIVEDMHPYNYFSTPAFQRFMQIVAPDYRLPSETYFFTKAVPQLYDWVREKIFLTLENVQSQKIHLTVDIWTHDPFTDYFVVTVHWVSLETVPSSNNGRIPNFRKWAVLCVTGLAKDCLITNILQELNDQIGLWLSPNFLIPSFIVSDNSSNVVHAIKDGGFTHVPCFLHCLNIVIQDFFCEHKSIENMLVAARKTCHHFSHSVKARQILQEFQNDHQLPWKNLKQDETGHWISTFYMLKWLLEHCYSVHHSLGRASGVVLTSLQWTLMTYVCDILKPFEEATQKVSVKTTGLNQVLPLIHHLLLSLQKLREDFQVRGITQALNLVDSLSLKLETDTLLSAMLKSKPCILAALLDPCFKNSLEDFFPQGADLETYKQILAEEVCSYMESSPEVCHVTTSEASGSSAVVGVDSFTSSVRDGTCSSGSLDSSAAHSVAIGGKSFMFPSAIAVVDEYFKEKCPEISGGDDPLIYWQRKVSMWPALTQVAIQYLSCPMCSWQSECIFTANSHFHPKQIMSLDFDNIEQLMFLKMNLENVNYDYSALVLRWDPENEVVQSNEKEIVS; from the coding sequence ATGAGTATATGTACCTTAAGTGTGGCAGTGTCCTCGCTCTCTCCTAGCAGGAGATGCAGCGCTTTTAGTAGTGCCGGGATTCTGGGATGTGTTCCTATTAATTCTAATacagatgaagaagatgtggtagagGGAAAGATGGTGGcagaaggaatggataaagaggCCAGATTGCctgctaaaaagaaaaggaagaagggttTGCGACTTAAGGGGAAAAGGCGACGAAAAAAACTGATTCTTGCGAAAAAGTTTGGCAAGGATTTGGCATCTGGGAGGCCTGTTGCAGATGCCCCTGCTTTGTTAGCTTCCACTACTCCTGAGCAGGATGAGGAAAGTCTTTTTGAGAGCAATATAGAAAAACAGATCTACCTACCTAGTACCAGAGCCAAGACTTCCATTGTGTGGCACTTCTTTCATGTTGACCCGCAGTACACCTGGCGGGCTATTTGTAACCTCTGTGAAAAAAGTGTTAGCAGGGGCAAACCAGGCAGCCATCTTGGGACGTCTACCCTTCAGCGACATCTGCAGGCGAGACATTCACCTCACTGGACTAGGGCCAACAAATTCGGAGTcgctggtggggaggaggattTTCCTTTGGATGTACCTCTATCTCCCTCTTCTGCTGGAAGCAGCGGAAGCTTTGAATATATTCCAACAGATCCATTAGATGATAATAGAATGGGTAAGAAAGGAGATAAATCAGTATCTGATGCCCTGAGGGCAGAAAGAGGGAGATTTCTCATCAAAAGTAACATTGTCAAGCATGCCTTAATTCCTGGAACAAGAGCCAAGACATCTGcagtttggaattttttttatacTGATCCTCAGCACATCTCAAGAGCTGTGtgtaatatatgtaaaagaaGTGTGAGCCGGGGTAGGCCCGGTTCTCACTTAGGAACTTCAACACTTCAACGACACCTGCAGGCCACTCATCCCATCCATTGGGCTGTTGCCAACAAAGACAGTGGTGCGGTTGGAAATGGGTTAGATGAGCCTGAGACCGAGAGAAGTGATCTCTTGAGCGATGCTTTGCATGGAGAGAAGTCTGCAGGCAGCCGAGATTTAACAGCTGAGGACCTCAGTGACTGTAATTCAGATGAACCTCCTGTGTTAGAGGTTGAAAATAGAAGATGTGAGAGTCCTAGTCCTGTTGCAGAGCAAGACACTGTAATGCCTgcacaggagagagaaacaaCATATTGTGAAAATTCAATCTCAAGTCAAATAAGTCAGGCAATTATTCAAATGATCGTGGAGGATATGCATCCTTACAACTACTTCTCAACTCCAGCCTTTCAGAGGTTCATGCAGATTGTGGCCCCTGACTATAGGTTACCATCTGAGACTTACTTTTTCACTAAGGCTGTACCTCAATTATATGATTGGGTCagagaaaaaattttcttaactttGGAGAACGTTCAAAGCCAAAAGATCCACCTGACTGTGGACATATGGACCCATGACCCATTCACTGATTATTTCGTTGTGACTGTACACTGGGTCTCTTTGGAAACTGTACCTTCTTCCAATAATGGTAGGATCCCTAATTTTAGAAAGTGGGCAGTGCTTTGTGTAACAGGTTTGGCCAAAGACTGTTTGATAACCAACATTTTACAAGAATTAAATGACCAGATTGGTCTGTGGCTTTCTCCTAATTTCCTCATCCCTAGCTTTATTGTTTCTGACAATTCCTCTAATGTGGTACATGCAATCAAAGATGGCGGTTTTACCCACGTGCCGTGCTTCCTGCATTGTTTAAATATAGTCATTCAGGACTTTTTCTGTGAGCACAAAAGCATTGAAAATATGTTAGTGGCTGCTAGGAAGACTTGTCATCATTTTAGTCATTCAGTCAAGGCCCGTCAGATACTGCAAGAGTTCCAAAATGATCACCAACTTCCATGGAAGAATTTGAAGCAAGATGAAACGGGCCATTGGATTTCTACCTTTTATATGTTAAAATGGCTCTTGGAGCATTGCTATTCAGTTCACCATAGTCTTGGTAGAGCCAGTGGAGTTGTGCTCACCTCCCTTCAGTGGACTCTAATGACTTATGTTTGTGATATTCTTAAACCATTTGAAGAGGCCACCCAGAAAGTGAGTGTGAAGACCACAGGATTGAATCAGGTGCTGCCCCTAATCCATCATCTACTCCTTTCCCTGCAGAAACTCAGAGAAGATTTTCAAGTCAGGGGTATTACTCAGGCCCTCAATCTGGTGGACAGTTTATCTCTGAAGCTTGAAACTGACACCCTACTAAGTGCCATGCTCAAATCCAAGCCCTGTATCTTGGCTGCTTTGTTAGATCCTTGCTTTAAGAATAGTTTGGAAGACTTTTTCCCTCAAGGTGCTGATTTAGAAACTTACAAGCAGATCCTTGCAGAAGAAGTTTGTAGTTATATGGAATCTTCACCCGAGGTCTGCCATGTTACAACTTCAGAAGCTTCTGGTTCCTCGGCTGTAGTAGGAGTTGATTCATTTACCTCGTCTGTAAGAGACGGCACCTGCAGTTCAGGGTCTCTTGATAGCTCAGCTGCACATAGTGTTGCCATTGGAGGCAAAAGCTTCATGTTTCCTTCTGCGATAGCCGTAGTGGATGAATACTTCAAAGAGAAGTGTCCAGAGATCTCAGGAGGTGATGACCCTTTGATTTACTGGCAGAGGAAGGTGAGCATGTGGCCAGCTTTGACCCAAGTTGCCATTCAGTATTTAAGCTGCCCCATGTGTAGTTGGCAATCTGAATGTATCTTTACTGCAAATAGCCACTTTCATCCAAAGCAGATCATGAGCCTGGACTTTGACAATATAGAACAGCTGATGTTTCTGAAAATGAACTTGGAAAATGTTAACTATGATTATTCTGCATTGGTTCTGAGGTGGGATCCTGAGAATGAAGTTGTtcaaagcaatgaaaaagaaatagtatcctaa